Below is a window of Pseudomonas monteilii DNA.
TCCCCCCAGGCCCGGTGGATCAGGTGCAGGGCTTCCTCCAGCTCGTGGATGCCGGAAATCATCGGCAGCAGAATGCGCAGGTTGTTCAGCCCCTCGCTGGCCTTGAGCATGGCGCGGGCCTGCACCAGGAAGATCTCCGGGTGGTCGAGGGTCACGCGGATGCCGCGCCAGCCGAGGAACGGGTTGTCTTCCTTGATGGGGAAGTACGACAGCGCTTTGTCGCCGCCGATGTCGAGGCTGCGCATGGTCACTGGCAAGGGGTGAAACGCCGCCAGCTGTTCGCGGTAGATGGCCAGCTGTTCTTTCTCGCTGGGAAAGCGCTGGTTGATCATGAACGGCACTTCGGTGCGGTACAGCCCTACGCCCTCGGCACCGCGCTGCTGGGCACGGGCAACATCGGCGAGCAGGCCGGTGTTGACCCACAACGGCATGCGGTGACCATCCGGGGTGATGCACGGCAATTCGCGCAGTGCATCCAGGCCCTGGGCCAGCTGGCGCTCTTCCTCGACCACCTCGCCGTATTGCTTGCGCAATACCTCGCTGGGGTTGGTGAAGACCTCGCCCTTGTAGCCGTCGACGATCAGCTCGATGCCGTCGACCTTGGAATACGGCAGGTCGACCAGGCCCATGACGGTCGGGATACCCATGGCCCGCGCCAGGATGGCCACGTGGGAGTTGCCCGAGCCCAGCACCGAGACCAGCCCGGCCAGCTTGCCTTCCGGCACTTCGCCGAGCATCGCCGGGGTCAGCTCCTCGCTGACCAGAATGGTGTTGTCGGCGTACACCAGGGTCGACTGGCGTGCCTCCTGCAGGTACGCCAGCAGCCGGCGACCCAGGTCCTTGACGTCCGAGGCGCGCTCGCGCAGGTAGGCATCGTCCATCAGCTCGAAGCGGTTGACGTGTTCGGTCACCACCTGGCGCAGCGCGCCCTGGGCCCATTGCCCGGTGCGGATGACCTGCACCACCTCGCCGCCGAGCGCGGCGTCCTCGAGCATCATCAGGTAGACGTCGAACAGCGCGCGCTCTTCGGGACGCAGCTGCGTGGCCAGCTTGGCGGACAGGACACGCATGTCCTCGCGCACGCTTTCCAGGGCGGTGTTGAACAGCCGCAGTTCGGCGTCGATGTCATCGACGGTCTTGTCGGGCACCACGTCGAGGTCGGCCGGTGGCAGCATGACCACCGCACGGCCGACCGCCGCACCGGGCGAACCCGGCACCCCGACGAAGCGCGCTTCCTGGATGCCCTTGCCCTGACGCCCGAGGCCGCGGATCGAGCCGGTGGCCTCGGCATGGGCGATGACCCCGGCGAGCTGCGCGCTCATGGTGACCAGGAAGGCTTCTTCGCCCTCGTCGAACTGGCGACGCTCCTTCTGCTGGATGACCACGACGCCGACGACCCGGCGGTGGTGGATGATCGGCGCACCGAGGAATGAGGCGAAGCGTTCCTCGCCGGTCTCGGCGAAATAGCGATAGCGGGGATGGTCGGCGGCGTTTTCCAGGTTCAGCGGTTCTTCCCGCGTCCCGACCAGACCGACCAGGCCCTCGTTGGGCGCCATGCTGACCTTGCCGATGGAGCGCTTGTTCAGACCCTCGCTGGCCATGAGGACGAACCGGTTGCTTTCCGGGTCGAGCAGGTAGACCGAGCAGACCTGGCTGCCCATGGCCTCCTTCACACGCAAGACAATGATCCCCAACGCCGTCTTGAGATCTTTGGCGGCGTTCACTTCCTGGACGATCTTGCGCAGCGTATTGAGCATGGCTCGGGGTCGAACTCCGTCGTCAGTCGCGCGTCAGAAGACGCGGTGCAAGCTCTTTGAGGGCGCGCCGGTACACCTCGCGCTTGAATGTCACCACCTGGCCCAGCGGGTACCAGTAGCTGACCCAGCGCCAGCCATCGAACTCCGGCTTGCCGGTCAGGTCCATCCTGACGCGCTGCTCGTTGCTCACCAGCCGCAGCAGGAACCACTTCTGCTTCTGACCGATGCACAAGGGCTGGCTGTGCGTGCGCACCAGGCGCTGGGGCAGACGATAACGCAACCAGCCGCGTGTGCAGGCCAGTATTTCCACGTCCTGGCGTTCCAGGCCGACTTCTTCGTTGAGCTCTCGGTACAAGGCTTCTTCCGGCGTCTCTTCAGGGTTGATGCCACCCTGGGGAAACTGCCAGGCATCCTGGTTGATCCGTCGAGCCCATAACACCTGTCCGGCATCATTCGTGAGAATGATTCCGACATTGGGGCGGAAACCATCCGGGTCGATCACGGCAGCAACCTCGCAAACGCATGTTCAGGCATTGTTCCACAAAGCCGGCGAGCGCAGCAACGCGCCCGCCCGCTTATGTGCAGCGACCTGGAAACTCCGTATTCTGCGGGGTCTCACCCGAAGACGTTGCGAGCGACTGCGATGCGCCTGGCTTTATTCGACCTGGACAATACCCTCCTCGGCGGCGACAGCGATCATGCCTGGGGCGATTACCTCTGCGCACGGGGCCTACTCGACCCGATCGCCTACAAGCGCCGCAACGATGCGTTCTACCAGGATTACCTGGCCGGGACCCTCGACCTGCAAGCCTACCTGGCCTTTTCCCTGGAGATCCTCGCCGTGACCGAGCCGGCCACCTTGGCGCACTGGCACCAGGACTTCATGCGCGACTGCATCGAGCCGATCATCCTGCCCAAGGCCCTGGCGTTGCTGCAGCAGCACCGCGAGGCGGGCGACCAGCTGGTGATCATCACCGCGACCAACCGTTTCGTGACCGGCCCGATCGCCCGGCGCCTGGGGGTCCGGACGCTGCTGGCCACCGAATGCGAGCGCCAGGACGGCCGTTTCACGGGACGCAGTACCGATATACCGTGCTTTCGTGAAGGCAAGGTGACACGGCTCGAGCGCTGGATGCTGGAGAACGGGCATGACCTGGAGGACAGCTACTTCTACAGCGACTCGATGAACGACCTGCCGCTGCTGGCACGGGTGACTCACCCTGTGGCCGTGGACCCGGACCCGGCGTTGCGGGCGGAAGCCGAGCGGCGGGGGTGGGAGATCATTTCGCTGAGGGGGTGAGGCCGGGGTATCGCGCTTACACACCCTGTGGACCCTGCGGGCCCAATCGCGGCACGGGGGCCGCTCACCCGTAGCCCCACCGCGGGGTTGCAGGTTATGGCGGTCATCTGTGGGAGCGGCCCCTGTGCCGCGATCGGCTCCGCAGGAGCCGTGAGATCCGCCACGCCGGGCTAACAGGCCCCACCCAGATCCATCAGTGCCCGCCCCTCACACCGGTCGCATCACCGTCAGCACGGCCATTGCCACGCAGCACCCGAGCAGGCCCACGGCCAATACCCGCTTGGTGCCCGCCCGCTGCGGGCGCCACAGGTACCACCCGCTCACACTACACAGCACGACGGCATAGAGCACGCTGGAGCCGAGGATCCAGGTCTGGCCCAGCGGCCAGCCGTTGAGATGGACCAGCCACCAGCCGGTGAACGGCAGCACGGCCAGGCTGACCAGCAGCACGAACCCGCCCAGCACACACGGCCAGCGCTTCGGCCGTCCTTCATGATCGGCACGGCCTGCGCATACTGCGGCATACGCCAGGCCAAGCGCGCTGCCGACCAGCAACACCATGGCCACGGCATGCACACGGTTGAGCCAGGTCAGATGGTCCATGGCGTCCGGCCTCGCGGAGTGGCAGGGCTTTTCATTCAGCCAAGAAACAGCCGATAGGCCGGGTTGTCGGTCTCGTCCCAGTAGGGATAACCGATCTTCGCCAGGGCATCCGGCACCAGATGGCGCTCCTCCTCGGGGACCTGCAGGCCCGCGACCACGCGCCCGTCGGCGGCGCCGTGGTTGCGGTAGTGGAACATCGAGATGTTCCAGTGCCCGCCCAGCTTGTCGAGGAAGTTGAACAGCGCACCCGGCCGCTCGGGGAATTCGAAGCGCAGCACCATCTCGTCGCCCGCACCGGCCGAATGCCCGCCGACCATGTGGCGAATGTGCAGCTTGGCCAGTTCGTTGTCGGTCAGGTCGATCACCGGGAAGCCCTGCTCGCCCAGGTGCCGGACCAGGGCGGCGCGCGGGTCGGTGTCCGGGTGGGTCTGCACGCCGACGAAGATGTGCGCTTCGCCCGCGGCATGGTAGCGGTAGTTGAATTCGGTGATCTGGCGCTTGCCGATCGCCTCGCAGAACGCCTTGAAGCTGCCTGGTCGCTCGGGGATGGTCACCGCGATGATCGCCTCGCGACGCTCACCCAGCTCGGCGCGCTCGGCGACATGGCGCAGGCGGTCGAAGTTGACGTTGGCGCCCGACTCGATCGCCACCAGGGTCTGCCCGACGGCGCCTTTGAGTTCCACATAACGTTTGATGCCCGCCACCGCCAGTGCCCCGGAAGGCTCGGTGATCGAGCGGGTATCATCGTAGATGTCCTTGATCGCCGCACAGATCTCGTCAGTGCTGACGGTGATCACCTCATCGACATGGTGACGGCAGATCTCGAAGGTGTGCTGGCCGATCTGCGCCACCGCCACGCCGTCGGCGAACAGCCCGACCTGGGGCAGGACCACGCGCTCGCCCGCCGCCATGGCCGCCTGCAGGCAGTTGGAGTCGTCCGGTTCCACGCCGATGACCTTGATCTCCGGGCGCAGGTATTTCACGTAGGCGGCGATTCCGGCGATCAGCCCGCCACCGCCCACCGGCACGAAGATGGCATCGAGAGGGGCTGGGTGCTGGCGCAGGATTTCCATGGCCACCGTGCCCTGACCGGCGATGGTGTGGGGGTCGTCGTAGGGGTGGATGTAGACGTAGCCTTTTTCTTCCACCAGCTTCAGCGAGTAGGCCAGCGCCTCGGGGAACGAGTCACCGTGCAGCACCACCTTGCCGCCCCGGGAGCGTACACCCTCGACCTTGATCTCCGGCGTGGTCTTGGGCATCACGATGGTCGCTTTGATGCCCAGCTCCCGCGCCGCCAGGGCCAGGCCCTGGGCATGGTTGCCCGCCGAGGCGGTGACCACGCCGCGCGCCAGTTCCTCGGGGCTCAGCTGGACCAGTTTGTTGTAGGCCCCGCGAATCTTGAAGGAGAACACCGGCTGCAGGTCTTCGCGCTTGAGCAGGACCTCGTTGCCCAGGCGCTTGCTCAACTGCCCGGCACGGTGCAGGGGCGTTTCGACGGCGACATCGTAGACGCGCGAGGTGAGGATCTTCTTGACGTACTGTTCGAGCATCGGGAAAGCATCACTGGTCACGGGACGAGAGCGGGCAGTCTACCGTAGCGTTCGCCGGCGCGACCATCGCAAAGCCGAGGTTTTACCGACGCGTGGCGCTATAATGAGCGACTTTGACAGACGCTTGCCTCACCGGAGCCCGCATGACCCAGGACCAACTCAAACAGGCCGTCGCCCAGGCCGCCGTCGATCTCATCCTGCCCAAGCTCGATGCCAAGAGCATCCTGGGCGTAGGCACAGGGTCGACCGCCAACTGCTTCATCGACGCCCTGGCCCAGCACAAGACCGCCTTCGACGGCGCCGTCGCCAGCTCCGAAGCCACGGCAGCCCGTCTGAAGGGCCATGGCATTCCGGTCTATGAACTCAACACCGTGAGCGAGCTGGAGTTCTACATCGACGGCGCCGACGAAAGCGACGAGCACCTGAACCTGATCAAGGGCGGGGGCGCTGCCCTGACCCGCGAGAAGATCGTCGCCGCGGTTGCCCGCACCTTCATCTGCATCGCCGATGGCAGCAAGCTGGTCCCCGTGCTGGGCGCCTTCCCGCTGCCGGTCGAGGTCATCCCCATGGCCCGCAGCCATGTCGCGCGCCAACTGGTGAAGCTGGGCGGCGATCCGGTCTACCGCGAAGGCGTCGTGACCGACAACGGCAACGTCATCCTCGACGTGCACAACCTGCAGATCACCGACCCCGTGACCCTGGAGCGTGACATCAACGCCATCGTCGGCGTCGTGACCAACGGCCTGTTCGCCGCGCGGCCTGCCGATGTCCTGCTGCTGGGCACCGCGGACGGCGTTCGCACGCTGCGCGCGAACACGCCCTGACCCCGTGGCGCCTGCCCTTGGGCGCTTTCGGGCGCCAGGGGCTGGCCGTCAAGGCTGGCCGGGCTCGAACACGTAGAACAGGTTCGGCTCGCTGACCAGGTACAAGGTGCCGCGCTCGTCCATGGCGATGCCTTCGGCCTGGGGCACGGTCTGCTTCAGCCCCTGGAACCCTCGACGCAACGACAGGGTGCTCAGGGGCTTGCCCTCTTCGTCCAGCTCGATCACCAGCCGGGACTCGTCGGACAGCGCCAGCAGGTGGCCGCTGCGCTCGTCGAACTGCAGGCTCGACAGGTCACGCACGAACAACCGGGCATCGCGCTTGCGGTCCTGGGCCACCTGCACGGCATAGGGCTGTGCCGGGTCCCGGTGCGGGAAGCCCTGGACCACGTAGATCAGCATCGGATCGCGCTCCTTGGCGACGAACAGCCGTTTGCCCGCCGAGTCGTAGGCCAGACCCTCGAACCCCTTGTTGCCATTGAGGCCGATGCCCAGGGTCAGTTGCTCGGCCTGACTGGCGTCGAGCGTGTGCGTAGCGTCCTGCAATCGAACCTGGATCAGCCGTTGCTGGCGCTCATCGGTGATCACGTAGCTGTCGCGCCCCACGTACTCCACGGCCTCCGGGTCGCCAAAGCCGACCAGTGCGATGCGCCGCAGGATCCGACCGTCCAATGACAGCTCGATCAGCTCGGAACGCTTGTTGGTCACCGTGAACAGGGTCTTGCGATCGGGATCGTAGGTCAGCGCCGAGACGTCGTCGTCCAGGCCTTCGATGACCTTGCCTTCCACGGCAACGCGATAATGCTGCAAGGCCATGCCCTGCTCGGCCGGTCGCCACCAGGTCTTGACGTTGAACCAGCCCCGTTCGAACAGGCGAAACTCCTGTGCAGTGAAGATCAGGACCAGCAGGCTAAGACCGGCAAGCAGCAGCAAAGGGCGGGACAGACGGCGCATGGAAAGTCAGACTCGAGTTCGGAAAGGCGAATCTAACCACGACTGCTGAAATAAAGCTTAATGCCATCATCCGTAGAATCTGATGATAGGGTCAGTCTTTGCTGAAGCGATAGAACAGATTGGGCTCGCTGACCATGTACAGCGTGCCCTGCTCGTCCATGGCCACGCCTTCGGCGCGCGGCAGCGTCTGTTGCAGGCCGTTGAAACCGCCCAGCAAGGTCATGAAGCTGATCTGCTCGCCGTGCTCGTCGAGCTCCAGCAGCATGTTCGAATTGGCCGACAGCGCCAGCAGGTGCCCGGTACGCGGGTCCATGCCGGTGGCCGAGAGGTTGCGCAGGTCGAGCTGGTCGCTGGGCAGCGGGTACTTTTCGCCCACCAAGTTGCCATGCCCGTCGCTGTTCCAGGCGAACAGCCGGGGCGGACGCTCCTCACCGACGATCAGGCGTTGCCGACGCGGATCCCAGACGACGGCCTCGAAGCCCTTGTTGCCCTTGTCTGCGTCGCCCAGGTCATGGGCCTGGAAGTCGGCCCGGTCGAGCGAGGTGGTCTTCGCGTCGACCCGGACTACCACCAGGTCGTGCCGGCGCTCGTCGATGATGGCCAGGCGGCCGTCCTCCAGTACCGCGACGCCCTCCGGGTTGCTCCAGCCCACCAACGGAATCTTGCGCAGGACCTCGCCGTCCAGGGTCAACTGGACCAGGAACGGGTTCTTGCCCATGACCGAGAACAGCGTTCGCGTGGCCGGGTCGTAGGCCAGGTCGGACGCTTCGTCGTCCTCCATGCCTGGCAGGACCTTGGCGTCGATGTCGACGTGGTAATCGGGCAGCCAGGTGCTTTCCTGGCGCTCTGCCGGGCTTTCGAAGTACTCCTTGGCCCACAGCAAGGCGCGATCGTCCCAGTGCATCGTCACTGCCAGGCCGCCGGCGACCAGTGCCGCGAGCCCCAGCCCGAGCGGCCAGCGCAGGCCGACGCGCGCCTTGGGCTTGGACGAGGAAAGGGCACGGGTGGAAACGGGCATGGACATGTTCCTGGAGGCTTGCCGAAGAGGCGGCGCGCGGCCGGCGCGAGAAGTCTGCCGCGCGATTATCCGCAAACGATGTGAAAAAAACGGCAAAACCGGCGATCGGCCACGGCCGAGGGAGGCAGGCGGTGACGAACGCGGGCCGTCACCGCCCAAGGGGACGTCAGAGCACCCGGCTCTCGAAACGACTCACGCCAGGCAGCTCCAGCACCAGCGTATCGCCGACGTTCAACGGGCCCACACCGGCTGGCGTGCCGGTCAGGATCACATCGCCGGCCTGCAGCGAGAAGTGGGCGGCCATGTACTGGATCATCGGAACGATGGGGTTGAGCATCAGGGCGCTGCTGCCGTCCTGACGCACCTCGCCGTTGATGCTCAGGCGGATGCCGATGTCGGTCAGGTCACCGAAGGCACTGGCCGGGGAAAACGGCGGCAACACGCAGCCACCGTCGAAACTCTTGGCCAGCTCCCAGGGCAGGCCCTTCTCCTTGAGCCTGGCCTGCAGGTCGCGCAGGGTCAGGTCCAGGGCCGGCGCGAAACCGGAAATGGCATCACGCACTTCCTCTTCGCTGGGCTGGGTCGACAGCGACTTGCCGAGCAGGACAGCGATCTCGGCCTCGTAGTGCACCGAGCCGCGTTCGGTCGGGATGCGGAAGCCGCTGTTCAACGGCACCGTGCAACTGCCGGGCTTGATGAACAGCAGCGGCTCGCTCGGCACCGGGTTGTTCAGCTCCTTGGCATGCTCGGCATAGTTGCGACCGATGCACACCACTTTGCCCAGCGGAAAATGGATGGGGGTGCCGTCCACGTACGCGTGCTTGTAGCTCATTGCTGACTCCTGTGCCGACGCGGCTGTCATTCGGGAGCGAAGATCTTACCCGGATTCGAGCCGTCCGGATCGAGTACGGGCTTGATCACCTTCGCGCAGGCGAGTGGCGTCGGTGAACGACTGTCACGAGGCCTGTGGGAGGTTTGCTTGCGATGATGTGAAAGCGGAGGCCGGGCCGAACTCTCGAAACATTCATGGTCAGCCTGAGCACGCTTCACCTGTCGGAATCGGCTCAGAGTAGGTCGCGTATGCTAGCATTGCGCTCCCGCTGTTCGTGCTAAGGCCGATGCCGCGCCGCTTCACCTCCCTGCCATTTTCTATCTCCGGGACACAGGTTTACGCAGATGAGCAAGACTTCTCTCGACAAGAGCAAGATCAGGTTCCTTCTTCTCGAAGGCGTCCACCAGAACGCAGTGGACACTCTCAAGGCTGCCGGGTACAGCAACATCGAGTACCTCACCGGCTCGCTGCCAGAGGCCGAGCTCAAGGAAAAGATCGCCGATGCACACTTCATCGGCATCCGCTCGCGCACCCAGCTGACCGAAGAGGTCTTCGACTGCGCGAAGAAGCTGGTCGCGGTCGGCTGTTTCTGCATCGGCACCAACCAGGTGGACCTGGGCGCGGCCCGTGAGCGCGGTATCGCCGTGTTCAATGCACCCTACTCCAACACCCGTTCGGTCGCCGAACTGGTGCTGGCCGAGGCCATCCTGCTGCTGCGCGGCATCCCCGAGAAGAACGCCTCGTGCCACCGTGGTGGCTGGATCAAGAGCGCGGCCAACTCGTTCGAGATCCGTGGCAAGAAGCTGGGCATCGTCGGTTACGGCTCGATCGGCACGCAGCTGTCGGTGCTGGCCGAGAGCCTGGGGATGCAGGTCTACTTCTACGATCCGCTGACCAAGCTGCCGCTGGGCAACGCCACCCAGGTCCCGAGCCTGAACGAGCTGCTGGGCCTGGCCGACATCGTGTCGCTGCACGTACCTGAACTGCCGTCCACCCAGTGGATGATCGGTGAGGCGCAGATCCGCGCCATGAAGAAAGGCAGCATCCTGATCAACGCCGCCCGTGGCACCGTGGTGGAGCTCGAGCACCTGGCCAACGCGATCAAGGACAAGCACCTGATCGGCGCGGCCATCGACGTGTTCCCGGTCGAGCCGCGCTCCAACGACGAAGAGTTCGAAAGCCCGCTGCGTGGCCTGGACAACGTGATCCTGACCCCGCACATCGGTGGCTCGACCGCCGAGGCCCAGGCCAACATCGGCCTGGAAGTGGCGGAAAAGCTGGTCAAGTACAGCGACAACGGCACCTCGGTGTCGTCGGTCAACTTCCCGGAAGTGGCCCTGCCGGCGCACCCAGGCAAGCACCGCCTGCTGCACATCCACGAGAACATCCCGGGCGTGCTCAGCGAGATCAACCGCGTCTTCGCCGACAACGGTATCAACATCTCCGGCCAGTTCCTGCAGACCGACGAGAAAGTCGGCTACGTGGTGATCGACGTGGATGCCGAGTACTCCGACCTGGCGCAGGAGAAGCTGCAACAGGTCAAGGGCACCATCCGCTCGCGCGTACTGTTCTGATCCGCACCCCCTCGCATGGGGGGGTTGCCTGAAGGGCCGGGCGGTCGATGACCCCCGGCCCTTCGTCGTTCAGGCTCTACCGCCGATGCCGATCGGCCTGCCCTCGCCTCCCTATCCGCCCGTCTGCCTCACCCCTAGGGTAATCTTCCGCTCACGCCTGGACAAAAAACCCGTGCTCGCCCTCAAACATTGCGCTCAACTTGCGGTCAGACCCAGCGCTTGACCGGGGCGAAGGATAAAAAGCCTCGGCAACCGTCACCTATTTGCCGAACATGAAGGGGCCTTCTCATGCGATTGACCACAGCCTTGCTGTTGACCACGCTCATCAGTCCACTGGCGCAGGCCGAACTGCTGGACGAAGTGAATGACCGGGGCGAGCTGCGTATCGCCGTGCAGGCCGACACTCCGCCGTATGCCTTCAAGCAGGCGCAGCGATTGACGGGCTTCGAGGTCGAGCTGGGCCAGGCCCTGGCCCAGGAGCTGGACGTGCGCGCCTCGATCATCGAAGCGCCGGCAGACGCTGTGCTCAGCGGCATCGAGAGCGGCAAGTACGACATGGCCCTGAACCAGGCCAAGCCAGCCGCGACCGAGGGTTCGGCCGTGGACGTCAGTCAGCCCTACAGCGATCAGGCCTTGGCCATTCCGTTCCAGAAGGACAACCCGGCCTTCGAGTCGGCCGTCACCAATGCCATGCAGCGGATCAAGGCCGACGGTCGACTGACAGCGCTGGAAGAGAAGTGGCTCAAGGTGCCGCTGGAGGTCACCGCCGAGCAGTGACGCGCGCCAGGGGCGCCGAGGACAGGAACGCCCCCCGGCCTCAGAACGGCTCCTGGCCGCGTCGCCTGAACCAACCGGTCAGGGACAGACGGTCGCGCGTGGCGGGCAGCACCTCGTGGGGAATCGCGTCCGACATGAACACCACCAGGCACCCTGCCGTCGGGAACACATCGTGCTCCCTGCCGCCGGGCAGCACCATGCGCAGCTGGCCGCCCTGTGCAGGCTGCCAGTCCTGGTTCAGGTAGAGCACCGCGGTGACCATCCGTCGATCATCGTCGAGAAAACGGTCCAGGTGCTGCTTGTAGAAGGCGCCTGGCGGGTACAAGGCGAAATGGCACTCGTACTCCTCCAGCCCCAGGAACAGGTGCCGATTGAGCGCCTGGCGCAGGTGGTCCATCACGTCCAGGTACTGGTCACAGACGGCCGACTGGCCGGGCTCGATCCACTGGATCTGATCGCCCCGAATCCCCTCGCGCACGCCTTGCGCCGAACCGCGCCCGACGCCGGCAGGCAGCAACGCTCCGTCGGCCGCGCGTTGCCTGCACTCGAACGCCAGCCCCTCGAGCAGGTCGAGTGTCACAGGCAGCTGCTGCTGCGACCAACCGTGTTCGACCAGGTCGTCGACGATCAGCGAAAGGGTGGGGTGATCCGGAGAGATGTGCATGCCGCGCATAGTATCCAGAAGCCAGGTAAACCGACAGTGCTACTTGGCGGCACCGCACGCGGACATCTCGACAAAGCCGGGCCGTGCCACGGACAATAGCGCCCTGCCGACAGGAGTCCTGAATGCGCCGCGTGTTTTACTCGTTCCTGCTGATGATCTGCATCACGCCTGCCTGGGCCGACAGCCTCGACACCTTGTACAAGGCGGCCGGCTGGCCGGAGCAGCGCGCGCATTTCACCGATGCGCTGGACGCCGCCCAGCAGCGTTACCGCGACAGCCTTCCTCCGGCGGTGTACCAGGCGCTGGTCACCAACAGCAGCCAGCGGTTTCAGCCCCAGGCCATGGACAAGCGCGCCCAGGCGCAGCTGCGCGCCAACCTGCCCGATCCGGCGCCCGCCCTGGCCTTCTTCGAGTCGCCGCTGGGGCGCAAGATCGTCGCCGCCGAACTGCTGGCCACGCGCAAGGACCAGTTGGCCCAGAACGCCCAAGGCCTGCCCAAGGTTCAGGCCAGCGACAATCGTCTGTTGACCATCGGTCACCTGATCGATGCCCTGCCCGCCCGCGAAGCCGGGGCCGAAGTCAGCCTGGCCATCGCCGGGGTCGCCGCCGACAGCCTCAGCTCGATGATCCCTGGGCTGTTCGGGGGCGGCCAGGCGCAAGGGTTGCTGGACGGGCAGCGGCAGCGGTTGATGCAGCAGATCGGCGCAGACCTACCCAATACCCTGCTGTACGTCTACCGGGACCTGTCGGACGAAGAACTCGAAGCGTTCTCCACCTTCGCCGAGTCCAGCGACGGCCAGGCGTACTACAAGGCCGCCCTGGCAGCGATCCGTGCCGGGTTGGCCGTCGGTCAGGCGACCGGCGACCTGCGCTGATCAGCCCAACCGCTGACCGATGAAGGTGAAGTAGCGCTCACGGATGTCAGGCAGTTCGTTGACCAGATGATGCCGCGCCTCGGGCAGCATCAATACCTGTGCGCCCTCGAACTTGCGTTTGAGCACCTTGAGGTTGTACGCCCAGTCCACCGTGGCGTCGGCCTGGCCCTGGATGATCAAGGGTGTACGCAGGCTGCTGGGCGCGGCCTCAATGTGCTTGACCCAGTTGAACATCGCACCGACCCAGGCCGTGGGCAGGCGGCGGGGTTGCAGCGGGTCGGCCTGGAGAAACGGCAGGAAGGCAGGGTCGTTGCTGTTGGCCGTGAAGCGACGGTCGATGCCGTCGACGAAGTGCCGGAGCACGCTGTAGCTCAACCGCGAGCGGTGCCATGCCGAGGGCCTGACCAGGGGTGCCAGCAACA
It encodes the following:
- a CDS encoding ribose-5-phosphate isomerase translates to MTQDQLKQAVAQAAVDLILPKLDAKSILGVGTGSTANCFIDALAQHKTAFDGAVASSEATAARLKGHGIPVYELNTVSELEFYIDGADESDEHLNLIKGGGAALTREKIVAAVARTFICIADGSKLVPVLGAFPLPVEVIPMARSHVARQLVKLGGDPVYREGVVTDNGNVILDVHNLQITDPVTLERDINAIVGVVTNGLFAARPADVLLLGTADGVRTLRANTP
- a CDS encoding phosphoserine phosphatase; translated protein: MRLALFDLDNTLLGGDSDHAWGDYLCARGLLDPIAYKRRNDAFYQDYLAGTLDLQAYLAFSLEILAVTEPATLAHWHQDFMRDCIEPIILPKALALLQQHREAGDQLVIITATNRFVTGPIARRLGVRTLLATECERQDGRFTGRSTDIPCFREGKVTRLERWMLENGHDLEDSYFYSDSMNDLPLLARVTHPVAVDPDPALRAEAERRGWEIISLRG
- a CDS encoding threonine dehydratase (threonine deaminase; threonine dehydratase; in Escherichia coli, IlvA is part of the isoleucine biosynthetic pathway); this translates as MLEQYVKKILTSRVYDVAVETPLHRAGQLSKRLGNEVLLKREDLQPVFSFKIRGAYNKLVQLSPEELARGVVTASAGNHAQGLALAARELGIKATIVMPKTTPEIKVEGVRSRGGKVVLHGDSFPEALAYSLKLVEEKGYVYIHPYDDPHTIAGQGTVAMEILRQHPAPLDAIFVPVGGGGLIAGIAAYVKYLRPEIKVIGVEPDDSNCLQAAMAAGERVVLPQVGLFADGVAVAQIGQHTFEICRHHVDEVITVSTDEICAAIKDIYDDTRSITEPSGALAVAGIKRYVELKGAVGQTLVAIESGANVNFDRLRHVAERAELGERREAIIAVTIPERPGSFKAFCEAIGKRQITEFNYRYHAAGEAHIFVGVQTHPDTDPRAALVRHLGEQGFPVIDLTDNELAKLHIRHMVGGHSAGAGDEMVLRFEFPERPGALFNFLDKLGGHWNISMFHYRNHGAADGRVVAGLQVPEEERHLVPDALAKIGYPYWDETDNPAYRLFLG
- a CDS encoding phosphoenolpyruvate--protein phosphotransferase encodes the protein MLNTLRKIVQEVNAAKDLKTALGIIVLRVKEAMGSQVCSVYLLDPESNRFVLMASEGLNKRSIGKVSMAPNEGLVGLVGTREEPLNLENAADHPRYRYFAETGEERFASFLGAPIIHHRRVVGVVVIQQKERRQFDEGEEAFLVTMSAQLAGVIAHAEATGSIRGLGRQGKGIQEARFVGVPGSPGAAVGRAVVMLPPADLDVVPDKTVDDIDAELRLFNTALESVREDMRVLSAKLATQLRPEERALFDVYLMMLEDAALGGEVVQVIRTGQWAQGALRQVVTEHVNRFELMDDAYLRERASDVKDLGRRLLAYLQEARQSTLVYADNTILVSEELTPAMLGEVPEGKLAGLVSVLGSGNSHVAILARAMGIPTVMGLVDLPYSKVDGIELIVDGYKGEVFTNPSEVLRKQYGEVVEEERQLAQGLDALRELPCITPDGHRMPLWVNTGLLADVARAQQRGAEGVGLYRTEVPFMINQRFPSEKEQLAIYREQLAAFHPLPVTMRSLDIGGDKALSYFPIKEDNPFLGWRGIRVTLDHPEIFLVQARAMLKASEGLNNLRILLPMISGIHELEEALHLIHRAWGEVRDEGTDVPMPPVGVMVEIPAAVYQTRELARQVDFLSVGSNDLTQYLLAVDRNNPRVADLYDYLHPAVLQALQNVVRDAHAEGKPVSICGEMAGDPAAAVLLMAMGFDSLSMNATNLPKVKWMLRQIDMGKAREMLSEAMSHDNPHVIHSSLQLALKNLGLARMIGPGADKTL
- a CDS encoding DNA-binding protein, encoding MRRLSRPLLLLAGLSLLVLIFTAQEFRLFERGWFNVKTWWRPAEQGMALQHYRVAVEGKVIEGLDDDVSALTYDPDRKTLFTVTNKRSELIELSLDGRILRRIALVGFGDPEAVEYVGRDSYVITDERQQRLIQVRLQDATHTLDASQAEQLTLGIGLNGNKGFEGLAYDSAGKRLFVAKERDPMLIYVVQGFPHRDPAQPYAVQVAQDRKRDARLFVRDLSSLQFDERSGHLLALSDESRLVIELDEEGKPLSTLSLRRGFQGLKQTVPQAEGIAMDERGTLYLVSEPNLFYVFEPGQP
- a CDS encoding DNA-binding protein, with translation MPVSTRALSSSKPKARVGLRWPLGLGLAALVAGGLAVTMHWDDRALLWAKEYFESPAERQESTWLPDYHVDIDAKVLPGMEDDEASDLAYDPATRTLFSVMGKNPFLVQLTLDGEVLRKIPLVGWSNPEGVAVLEDGRLAIIDERRHDLVVVRVDAKTTSLDRADFQAHDLGDADKGNKGFEAVVWDPRRQRLIVGEERPPRLFAWNSDGHGNLVGEKYPLPSDQLDLRNLSATGMDPRTGHLLALSANSNMLLELDEHGEQISFMTLLGGFNGLQQTLPRAEGVAMDEQGTLYMVSEPNLFYRFSKD
- a CDS encoding RNA pyrophosphohydrolase encodes the protein MIDPDGFRPNVGIILTNDAGQVLWARRINQDAWQFPQGGINPEETPEEALYRELNEEVGLERQDVEILACTRGWLRYRLPQRLVRTHSQPLCIGQKQKWFLLRLVSNEQRVRMDLTGKPEFDGWRWVSYWYPLGQVVTFKREVYRRALKELAPRLLTRD